Part of the Nymphalis io chromosome 8, ilAglIoxx1.1, whole genome shotgun sequence genome, tgacaaaacttaaaactgaaaatggtggggtcgttacctctaggcctgagattatcggagaagtagagaggttttatgggcagttgttctcttcaagatcggataaacccatgggaatcagtattgatgaccagcgcgcccctcttatgcgccattactccgaggagctcccggtcgttgaccaaggagagattagggcggctctagaacagcttaaaaacaacaaatctccgggagatgacggaatcacaacagagttgcttaaggcaggcgggactccggtcctgaaagagctagcaagcctctttaattccgtcatccaacatggcaagaccccggaaacgtggagcgggagtgaggtggtactgtttttcaagaaaggtgataaaaccctcttgaaaaactacagaccaatctccctcctgagtcacgtgtataagctgttctcaagagtcgtcacgaaccgtctcgccagacgacttgacgagttccagcccccagagcaagccggctttcgatcaggctacagcaccgtggaccacatccatactgttcggcagattgtgcagaagaccgaagagtacaatcagccgctgtgtatggcatttgtggactacgagaaaaccttcgactccatcgaaacctgggcagtgctcgactcattgcagagatgtcatatcgattggagatatatcgaggtactgagatgtctgtacaacgccgctacaatgactgtccacatccaggactgtaagacgaaggcgatccaattgcgcagaggggtgagacagggggatgtaatatccccgaaactgttcaccaacgcgttggaagacgttttcaaaacgctggattggactaggtatggagtcaatgtaaacggcgagtacatctcacaccttcgatttgccgacgatatcgtcatcatagcagagtcgctggaacaactcaccgaaatgctgcgtagcctaggcgagtcttcccggtgtgtcggtctcggcatgaacttggacaagaccaaggtcatgttcaataggcatgtcgtgccgggaccgatatacgtcgaggggaaacctctcgaagttgttagtgaatatacctacctaggacagattatacaaatcggtaggaacaacttcgagaaggaagccgatcgaagaattcgcttgggatgggcagcatttggcaaccttcgtcaagtcctcaagtcgtctataccgcaatgcttgaagacgaaagtcttcaaccaatgcgtcttacctgccatgacatacggtgccgaaacgtggacactaactgcgggactagtccacaaattcaaagtcgctcagcgtgctatggagcgagctatgctcggagtatctttgaaggataagatcagaaatgagattatccggaaaagaaccggagtcaccgacatagcttgcaaaattagcaggctgaagtggcagtgggctggtcacgtatgtcgtaggaccgatggccgttggagcagacgagtcctagagtggagaccgcgattgattgattgtacctatatcaatttcaaactatttgtgttattaattttaattttattaagtgcatgtttatttttttatgatctttaatttgtaccaatttggacttattatttttttttaatctttctactcatgttgctataattatgtgttaatgtatttttaaaacaaatattgtaattgttgtggctactttaaaaagcttcacatgttagctattttcactaaattgttttacatttgtcattaaaacatgtagtagctactagtggtccttaaaataaataaaataaaaaataaaattaaatcaagataTAAGATTTGTtacaagaaataagaaaaagcACGAAATTAGTAATTGGTGTTTTTCatacataacaattatattttaattgtacatgGTTGACCatgtaatttaagttaaaataagttaaataatataactaattaatccATGTGACGATGAAATTGCTgtaagttatttattgtgatattatcatattataagcaaatatGATTTATCTATATTTCGATGAACAATATTACAACGAACAAGTCAATCTAATACGGtagagaatataataaattatgtgtaATCTACATCAGCTTGCACCTACGTGGGATGTATACCGTCTGTTTACTTGATTGATTCTACAATAATCAGAAAAgcgcttcttttttttttatatgcgccgggatggcaaatgactactccacctgatggtaagtggtagtagagtccaaacgcgacgacggccagtacagtcgggaagaatgttctgtactagccgtccccgccttgccggcccgcaagatgtctcttcacgcctcgttacACGTGAGctgataaggaattccattttttggtagtgcgacaaagaaagaagtCGCCAAATTGCGctatggaattgatgtcacagttaggcggtgacttcgagaaccagctcgcgtggacttaagaaggaagggggacgcaggaattagagagaacagttcctcagagcactcgccgtgatacagtcgatagaaagcgctcagtgctatctcgcgacgcaattgtaaaggttcaagtgAAAGAGTTCaagagtttccgtgaagctgtttttataatagcctcgatgtaatcccttggactaaggtcgcagcgaacatccatccccagcatggcgattttgctttgtatcatcagcggtgtgccacagagggagggaagaggggaaaatggtgactttttcgctgtgagagcgcatacctgtgttttcttggcattaaactcaacaagattatcagaaccccatttggcgatgagctctaacgtcctatcgagttcaatgacaagattctcccgcctctcctcagtttccgcccgcccagccactgcgcgtccatggtatccaccatgcactgtactatcatctgcatagcaatgtatgttcccaagagagagcatatcattgatatgcaaaagaaagagtgtgggagatagcacagatccctgggggactcCAGCATTCACTACAGCTTGGATTGTATCATGCCGCTCTGCGAATGTGCTCTATATTGTGAACCAGAGATTTATCTCTATTATAATAATCCATTTTTGACTTAATCTTTTacacttaaattattaagttagtTATGTGCTTTATTATTTGAGTAGTTTACGGCTACATTATAAACACATTAGGCACCTGTAGTTGCTGGTGTGGGCCCCATcgaccttttattattttatttcgccTTTTATTATTTCccaaattacttaattatataattaaggagCAGCAACATTTAGTTGCtgagataataaaattaaatattcaattcataGAAAAGGAAAAAACATCCAATCCATCATCATAAaccatctatttattattaaaaaagtatttgaaaTTCCAGTATATCATATCTGAttcttaaatcaaatatttactactttttaatcGTTGATCGCTAGTAAATAATCGAGACATTCAGTatactctttaaaaaaaaatacaaatgagtCTATATTACCTAAATTtcatcattaaattcatgcatttattttattagatatatattcgGAAACAGAGTTATAGACTTTACTAATAACATTATTCTTAATAACGATTCGAAGTCTATTTAGCGGCAACTCTAGTATTTACTgcggaattttaataaaaatacttaaacttAAGACAGTCGCTTTAATAGAATatgtttactaaataaatatgataataatataaaaccttttaagcTCAAATACAACGTCATCTTGAGTAGATGGTTACTGTGGCCAATTCTCGGTTCCATCATTACCACCTCCATAGTACCATATTGTTGAATTTTAATCaaagttacatttatatatacttctaaTTTCTGTTCAATCGGTTGCTgggaagttatataaaaatcactTGCCAGATTTGACCCGTCATATAGACTAacgagttaaataaaagcttgtaataaaataaatttaacgttaTACGGATCCTAACTAAATAAACGGAGTTTGTACCAAgccaattatttattcaaaatattaacatttattcctATCCAAATGAATAAAGACAGGGTATAGTCAGAAAACCCAACGTTATTTGCCAATTCAGTGATTTTCTCAATCCAATAATCccattttttttcaatcactttctttttttttatagcacaTAAGGTgctctatatttaatttatccatGATTTAAAATTCTAGACATAAAACTGCTATATGCGAGGCAATTTTTCAAAAATGATCAACAAGGAAAAATGCTGTCGGATCGAATAGAAAGCAAAAATTAATGATTGGTTTGTTTGCGTTATTTTTCCAACGCGGAAGCACTAAATAACCTAAAAACTTTCACGAGTAGAGCTTTAACTTCGGACTTTTAGTTTTTTTGCCATATTCACCGTGACGTAgccaaagtttttttaaatgaaaattcttTCAATATTACTTTTTGATTGGATATATCCAAATTTACTctgttcaatttattaataacagcatatccatatttaatatcattccagcattttttaaattttataaggtCCTTAACTATGAAATTACTGATTTTTGATACTAACTAGTCAATTCGctgaaaaacaacaacaaaatggGGTTTCGCAGTTGGGATGTGGGATGAGTGATGAAGTGTGCCGCTTGAGGGCTCCAACGCCATTCCCTGGTGGCTTtagtcggcggagacctctcgccGCCGAGCATGATAAACGCCATTCTTACTAGTGAGAGGTACTGGatggaaatggtctccttctgagTTAGGTTTCCTTAAAACGTTATATCGCCGAAATAGGCTACGGatcgggagcgtgaggagagtgcCTTTGTtgacctgctccgccgaagaagcgAAGAGAAGGCGTCGGCAATATGCGCACCTTCTCGACGGGGCTAGGTTATATGTCAATGTGATTCGTATCCAGAGCTGTCATCAGTAGGTTAtagttataagttttaaaaaaaagtgacaGAATTTAATTACTACCAACATCATGTTTCATGTACCTCTGGAACCCCCTTAGGTATTTGAAGCTCGCATTAGTGGGTCAACTGTGGCACCTCCCGCATAGACGAATTGGGTACCCCTAATTCCGACGCACTCATTGTCGGCAAGCCTCACATACCCCACTTCATGAGGGGGCACGTATAAATATCGTAATGATAaccataattatattgaaatttaattgtataagattattatattatatcatttagaaagttatgcaaaaataaaatacctggccacctatttttttaaataatacctatgtttatataacaaaatagcaTAGCATTTTACTTACCGCGTCAAATGCTTATACATGATgtctatttgtttttgttagtcTAATCCTAAAGTGCGCTGAATGGTTAATCTGCATAGGTCATAAACACAAGCAAATTATtgctaacatttttttattttatcaatcaaaTGATTACATAATATAGTTTGAGTTCAAAAATGTTGACGTTTTtagcaaatttaaaataatacaactaCTAAATGTTTAGGCAACTAAAGCAATATCGCTAGGCTACGCCAAGTGAAGTGTCGCCATAATATGGTTTATATGTCAATGTGATTCGTTTCCAGAGCTGTCATCAGTAGgttatagttataaatttaaaaaaaaatgtgacagAATTGAATTACTACCAAtatcataattgtatattatttacattatagatACAAGAAACTGTtggtatcaattttttttattgtgacatACATAAATGATGTTAAACTTCTAACTTTACAATTTTTACAAGAAAATGGTACGAAGACAACGCGATCAGAGTACCACGGAGGACGAAATAGTCATCGGTAAAgacattacttttatattttaatgaaagaaaataatCTATCAATTAAACTCAACAATGTAACGATTTTTTAGATGCTTCCCCTCAAAAGAAACTTAAACgtcataaacataaaaaacacaaaaaacgtAAGTTCGACAACGATTATGATAGTGATAGTTCAATTGATGTCGCCTATGAGGAGGGTTTagataaatcttttaaaatgaagTCCAAAAAAGAGCTCCCAAGTACTTCTGCGGCCGACCTTCTAAAGGCTCAAACTGTAAAGTCATCTTCGGATTCGCGAAAGTCAATGCCAGGATCATCATCAAGCACTCCACCAAAAatttcctcaaaaaagaagaaaacaaaaGGCCGTGACAGTGGAACTTCAAGTGAAGAGGAAAGATGGCTTGATGCAATAAAATCTGGAAAACTTGAAGAGGTATGTGTCATattacacttttatttatatatattgtttcgttacttacattgttaatgtttatttacaggTTGAtgaggaattaaaaaaaattaaacctaaaGATCCTAAAATGATGACTGCAAGACAAAGAGCCATGTATGAACGAGGCACCGATAAAGAGACAAGTCCTGGTAGAGAGGTACTGCTTGCTCTACCATCAGGctataaagaaaaagttatGACAGCTGAAGCCATACAAAAAGCTGCATTGAAATCACAGAAACGAAAACAACTAGCTGATGAAAAGAGggaaaaagataaaaagaaaactatGGACCGTCTTCTTAAGAAACAAGAATCTAAAAACCTCAAGAATGCCCAAAGAGGGAAACCAGTCAGGAAATGGGAACCTATGATAGTGTACAAAAATAGGGATAATGAAATATCTCTATCTCTTCCACCAGATATACAATTCCCTTTAGAGAACAAACCACCAATAGATGCACCAAAGCcaacgttgtgtggtgttgaaggatgtaatcaaataaaaaaatacaactgttCCAAAACAGATGTACCGTTATGTAGTCTagaatgttacaaaaaaaatttacttataaatgaacatcaataaagtaataaaataatgagttttatataattatcataatacttGATTTTATATGAGCAATGTAATGTAACATTTCATGCCTATTTATAGACAAGTACATAACTAACCATAAGTCCAAtctaattaactaaaaaaagatttatgaaTTTGGTTAGCATTTATACGATTTTGCGTCAAAATTTGAAGTTGTAGTAGTTGTAGCTTCCTAGAAAAACTGTCAATTTAatgcaaacattattttatctgCCTTGTAGTGAATGTAAAttccttatatatgtatatatattttttgaatatctaGACTTTCTGTCCatgctcttttttattttaattgctaaatatattatttctattttgattCCTTACAAGaaaaaagtatcaattaatgTAAATTGTCAGATTGCCAAAGTGATAATACATCTACATTTATTTCTACTGTATTGTTTATATTCCTCCTGCAAGGACTTCCATTATGGGGTCACTCTTTGCCACATTTTGGTAATATGTGGCAAATGAAaccgataaattatttatatataagctattCAATGCCTAATTGCTAATACATCCTATAGTATGCCCTTTTTTTCTTATgcctttatttaaatcttttgtaATACTGGTcctaattgtaaatttattgtttattttatacaatttaaggACACAAATATCCTATGTAGTTTATCTATATCCATCCTAACTACTCAAAAATATGTATCCAGGAAGATgctttttctaaaataaaacaacactaaTATGACATCTAAACAGTgagcatatattttaaaagagataaacatttattaagatGTTATACAAAAATGATTTATCAATTTTGCTTACTAgacatttagttttaataaattgaaatctcAATCTATTGAAGTAAAATTTACTATTGTGAAATATTCATATGACTTAGACGttctttaagataaatatttttaatacacaattcAAGAGAGATATAAAGTCAATCTATCAACATTTCATAACTTTAAATTGGAaaggcttaaaaatatatcttacaggATAATAACAAATAAGTAATAGCCTCAAATCATTCCCACTGATATAAATATTCTCATTACAATAGAATTGGAACAATAAATATCAGACTAGATTCAGCTTTTTAACTAGTGGCATCAATAATGTGTCATTTTAAACATGCATAATCATCGACTCAAAGCTTACTTGAAACCTCAACTTAACAGTACAattctttcaaaaatatttattaaatgttttcattcagagataaaatgtgtattatttataattttaacaagacATCTCAGTTGAGATGCCTTTTTCTATAGAGGTCTCAAGTTAACTCACCTGTTGTATCACAACTTAATGCTAAAGATACACATAAATACATTGAACATGCACCTTACATTTAATGTGAGAGGCCACTGCATGCCACCCCCGTACCTACAATCTACATACATCTTGGGAACATTTATCATGACTAATGCAAAGTCAACTAACATGCTACGTATCACTATAAAAGTAGTATTTGAAATAACTTGAGTTCCTAATAACAATAATcttagaaaatttattttcatttttctgctttttattttatctcttgTATTTTCTATCTCAGTACTTAAGTGTGCTTACAATAACATTTAGAAGATCATTctaatagataatttaaatacatatccTAAATATAAACTTGGAGCTAATTTTTAAAAGACAACATCAATTTGGCTTATTATTGAGCTCTCAATTATGTGATCAATTTTTAAGCTTATTCTATGAATAATGTACTATAAAGGTTGTACATAGTTATCATATTGTTAAAATACTACTCAGCTAATtcctttatataatactagaatataaattcaatatgcTTTTCTAGTACGAAGTTATTAGGAAAAATGTTTGAATTGGTAAAAAATCAACTATCATTATACAttcataaacaaatacaatactGCATgtcaaactaaaataatttacatactcTTTGAATTGAAATATTGTAAGAAGCACATTGTAGATCTAATAATGGTaccagaaatattatattgatacacataaatgattgtatttttagttcatgacttgttttaaaaggtttttttaatccACCTCTGTAAAAGGATAACCTCAAACCACCCCCAACACCAACACTTGCAGGCTGTTACGTGAATTTACGTCTCATGTCTTGAATTAAACTATGtttaaaacatgtttatatatattttgttctttttcaCTCATTCAGTGTTTATGTGTACACAAATGTGTATTGTTCATATTTCCAACTATTATAAATGCTTCATTCACTTAATGTTCAAAATCACCATTAGACAAGGAAGTCACAGAAGACAACTCACAGAGTAGACAATAGTTCAGTCAAATCTAAAATCCTAAGCATGGTAGCCAGCATAGTGGAAAGTAAAAACCGGCTCGGTATCAAACGTTTGTACGTTTGGAGCTCCGGAGACGAGCCAAACCGGACTGTAACCGCTAAGATTGATTGTTCTGCTTATTTGACCTCAAACGAGCTAACCCAGAGCGCTCCTCTTCCTCATCGCTTGTGCAGGACAGTCCACCAACAGCACCACGTGATGATGTGGCTTGAATCAAGTCTTGGTCAGGTCCATTTCTACTTTCATACAGTAAAATGCCCAATGTTTCTTCATAAATTCGGGCTTCAGGAAATTCCACTTTAGTATGTTTCTTATCAGTTGCGTAAACAATCGATGTACAACAAACTTCAGCACATTTTTTGCCATGTCCAAAAAAGGACCAGCAGCATATTTCATTGGAGCCAATAACATCCTTTATAAAAAGGACACGCCCGCTGAATCGTAGAGACAGCTTGTCAAATAGTTCAATGTTCTTTAGCAAATTATCATCTGATGTGCTTGTATAAGAATACTTGTTGTTGTGTCTGTTGATCAGCAGTTTTACAACGGGCTGAAGCAAaacatacaattaatattttctaatttattaatatttatatgttaaaatgcgataaatatcatatatcatttgtattttaaattataaacttataatacAAACCTTAGAAGTTGACATGATGAGAAGTTGCTCCTCTTTATGCGACGTTATTAGGGGAACTCTGCATATTGGCTCAGCTTCTCTTTCTTTCTTACTAAGAGCTTGTTGGCATGACTCGGTGAGCTCTTCGATTAAGAAGTATTTAGCTTCAGCTAACAGTTCCATTATTTCTCGAAAGGTATCAGGCAATGCCACTGTTCCATCACGAAGATAATTCAGAATAGTCCCAAAATGCTTGCCACAACGATCGATTAATATCCACCCTTAAAAATTggacatacataaatatatgtaactcCGTAAAtcgataaaatacaatattactaaAGAAATTACCATCACCTTCTGAATCGGTAAGAACTTccattctaccgctaaacattgTTCTCAACATATTATCACTTTTGGTCAAAGTGCCAATtgtagtataaaataaagtccCACCTACGTTCAATTTTACATATTGCGAGGGACTACCCTTTATCAATGTTTTGTGATCGCCcgacattttataaaactaacttatgtatacaataaaacacaaatactGATAACACTTCCGATATCGAAGTGTTGAGAAAATCACAAAATCTTaagctttaaattattatttcaatcattatgagaacaatatttaatttaacagcgTTGAATTTAATACCAGTACTCAGCACcgccatttataaaatttacatttaccaTCACACAGATATTTGATaatcgataaatattaaatacagatagTAACATACAATACAAACGTAACAgaatatacaaagaaaaatataaggcCTTGAATGCAGGAACGACCAAGTACAAGACGTGTAATAAACAAGtgtataagtaatttttataggtgttgaaaaaataataataggaacCATTAGgttattaattcttaaattaaattaatattacaaaactaaaattacaaaaaatccaTTGGCTACTCGTTTTgactaaataagtaatttaggCGTCCAATTTGTAGGGAATCGGATGTAGTTTTAGAAGAATCCAAGTTTCTTTTCTAATTACaagcataattttaattacaagtgAAAAACTAAGGACAAAGCTAAAAGTtccaaaaaatagaaaattttatacttagtaCACTCTAGCGAAAATGTCCTGGCGATATAGTATCACAGTTGCTAATTCGTTCCAGTGAAGAACAATGGTTCCCAGTAATGACTTGGGGTTTTTTAAGCCTTATCAATAATGTCTTACAGAATATTACCACAGAGTATCACGAGTACAATCGTTTCCTAATTATAGTCCTCGTCGACAATGAAAAGGCGTTCGCGACGTGTTCTAAGCTCTTCATTAGCGCAACATGCGGTGGTAGCGCACATTAGAACAACACAAgtctcaaaatattaaaaaaaatataggaacACGGGCAGTACTATCTATGTTCAATTAATGTAAAGAAATAATGGCGAATAACAGATTAGttctatataatatcttatttagcGCAAATTATCCTCATGTACTTCAAGAAAATCGTCACACGATTCAATATTCTATTCACATGGCCATCTCGGCACTATAGACTTATAGTCAAAGTAAAGTTAAGGAAGGTATGTCAAATATGGCGTGggataaaacataatatttttattaattttgtttatttttagtatgtCTATTTATAAcgtaaaagaatataatttatttaaatttacagatATGTTGCATTTGatacatttttagtaaatattcgagtaaattaaaaagtagtttGCTCTTCGTATATCACACATTTTGTGATGCTTTTAAAGGTTTTAATTGTCTCGAATCAATCCTTTTATTTTTACGTCCAAATGCTTGGGCTTCTTCTAATGTTTCCGGTAATTTAGCTTTTAAGGTTTCGGGTAGCAAATACGATGCTAGAATACCCAGTAAACATGTAGCTGTCAAAATAATACCAGGTAACCTTGGGTCAATTCGCCGTCcctataaaacaataacaataagtaactaataacaataaataatgatcttgttatattaatttttatagcaTCTTCTTTTAATGGTATATTATTGATTAGtttcgtttaatataataagatcattcttattgaaatacaaaaaatcGCAATTCTTACCAAATACAGTACATAAGGAGCAACTACTGAAGTTATTCCAGCTACAATATTTCCTAAAGCTGTCCCCGTTTGTCTAATACAAGTTGGATAAAGTTCCATGTTtagcaaattaattataaaaaatgtcacAGTTGTTGCTAATCTGGCAACAATGTTCAATAAAGTTCCCATCCACCATTCACGAATCCAACCTCCTGCGCCTTATATGAAATAGAAACGTTATttacaaattgtatatataatctatatataaaagctaAAAGGTACAACTTTTTGCTAAAAGCTTGATATGAATTGAAGCTTATGACAAAGTGGTATTATAGACCATGCATATTTAGGTATTATGGTATATTTTACACGTACTATTTTCTCTAATAGCTATACTTGTCCACATAGCTGCGGTAACTCCGATTGATACCATTCCTGTATAACGGCGACCAATTTTATCTGCAAGCCAAGTAGCTAGATAGACTGCAGGCACTTCTATTAATGATTGCCAAGCGAAATCAAGGAATGGATTTCCGTCTGTTTTTTCTCCCGATCTCATTAATAACAGCACATAGCTCAACGAAGAAACAATCCTGTAAAAGTAAttgatgtttataataatatattttaagatgtaATCAACATTTAAGTAGATATTCTTTCCATGTTGACAGCTGTTAATCTTAGTTATAAACAACGAAAATCTACTTACTTACCAAATTATGCCCTGTAATATGGTATTTATTGTAAGTTGTTTTGATGAGAACAACATCATTACACCAAAAGATTGAGGTTTTTCGCTCAAATTTGCGCTCAACATCTCTTTTTCTGTGCTGtcctcgattttttttttattaacttttgctATTTTCTTTAGTTGATCTAATGATTCATGTAATCTACCTTGCG contains:
- the LOC126770309 gene encoding INO80 complex subunit B, yielding MVRRQRDQSTTEDEIVIDASPQKKLKRHKHKKHKKRKFDNDYDSDSSIDVAYEEGLDKSFKMKSKKELPSTSAADLLKAQTVKSSSDSRKSMPGSSSSTPPKISSKKKKTKGRDSGTSSEEERWLDAIKSGKLEEVDEELKKIKPKDPKMMTARQRAMYERGTDKETSPGREVLLALPSGYKEKVMTAEAIQKAALKSQKRKQLADEKREKDKKKTMDRLLKKQESKNLKNAQRGKPVRKWEPMIVYKNRDNEISLSLPPDIQFPLENKPPIDAPKPTLCGVEGCNQIKKYNCSKTDVPLCSLECYKKNLLINEHQ
- the LOC126770312 gene encoding BTB/POZ domain-containing adapter for CUL3-mediated RhoA degradation protein 3 isoform X1; translation: MSGDHKTLIKGSPSQYVKLNVGGTLFYTTIGTLTKSDNMLRTMFSGRMEVLTDSEGDGWILIDRCGKHFGTILNYLRDGTVALPDTFREIMELLAEAKYFLIEELTESCQQALSKKEREAEPICRVPLITSHKEEQLLIMSTSKPVVKLLINRHNNKYSYTSTSDDNLLKNIELFDKLSLRFSGRVLFIKDVIGSNEICCWSFFGHGKKCAEVCCTSIVYATDKKHTKVEFPEARIYEETLGILLYESRNGPDQDLIQATSSRGAVGGLSCTSDEEEERSGLARLRSNKQNNQS
- the LOC126770312 gene encoding BTB/POZ domain-containing adapter for CUL3-mediated RhoA degradation protein 3 isoform X2; this translates as MSGDHKTLIKGSPSQYVKLNVGGTLFYTTIGTLTKSDNMLRTMFSGRMEVLTDSEGWILIDRCGKHFGTILNYLRDGTVALPDTFREIMELLAEAKYFLIEELTESCQQALSKKEREAEPICRVPLITSHKEEQLLIMSTSKPVVKLLINRHNNKYSYTSTSDDNLLKNIELFDKLSLRFSGRVLFIKDVIGSNEICCWSFFGHGKKCAEVCCTSIVYATDKKHTKVEFPEARIYEETLGILLYESRNGPDQDLIQATSSRGAVGGLSCTSDEEEERSGLARLRSNKQNNQS
- the LOC126770299 gene encoding organic cation transporter protein, with protein sequence MTYLVIFLGFWGMTYMNMILSLAITPHMCKVPEKPGNISDLDWKIINIPRYEDTITKQTKFENCLIYANPNKNNNTKACQEYTYDNTWYDTTVPSENNWVCDKELNVANILAYSKVGDIIGSIFFGWFSDVYGRRYTYIISVTMLIFGRLISFVAGNSYIIFTIGCFIGNLPSWSAPQNVTSIAIEMTSTRRRSIIASLRFTAYSTGLFVMGLLYWWIRDWRMFTIVTTAPLIPFLIISWRMIESPRWLYTQGRLHESLDQLKKIAKVNKKKIEDSTEKEMLSANLSEKPQSFGVMMLFSSKQLTINTILQGIIWIVSSLSYVLLLMRSGEKTDGNPFLDFAWQSLIEVPAVYLATWLADKIGRRYTGMVSIGVTAAMWTSIAIRENSAGGWIREWWMGTLLNIVARLATTVTFFIINLLNMELYPTCIRQTGTALGNIVAGITSVVAPYVLYLGRRIDPRLPGIILTATCLLGILASYLLPETLKAKLPETLEEAQAFGRKNKRIDSRQLKPLKASQNV